The proteins below are encoded in one region of Nitrosopumilus sp.:
- a CDS encoding 4-hydroxybutyryl-CoA dehydratase, whose translation MANVLKTIRTGDDYIESLRGRDLKIYLFGELIKEPVDHPMIRPSINAVAETYDLAVREEALASADSSLSGLKVNRFLHIAESAQDLVLQNKMQRKLGQNTGTCFQRCVGMDALNALHSTTFEIDEKHGTDYHKRFLEFVKMVQKENLVIGGAMTDPKGDRSKGPAEQDDPDLFTRIVDVDDKGVYVSGAKAHQTGCINSHWIILMPTIRLTENDKKWAIVGAVPADVKGVTYIYGRQSCDTRSMEEGDIDSGNAKFGGQEALMILDRVFIPWDKVFMNGEYEFASMLVERFTCYHRRSYVCKTGLGDVLIGAAATIAEYNGVPNVSHIKDKIIEMTHLNETIFAAGIASSHQGHKMKSGVFLNEDMLAQVCKHNVTRFPYEISRLAQDIAGGLVVTLPSEKDFRHPVAGPLLKKYLAGRKGVDVENRMRVLRLIENMTLGRNAVGYLTESMHGAGSPQAQRIQIQRQMQIGYKKNLAKNLAGITNDIQEPKESSEYFKRVFKTKDSVL comes from the coding sequence ATGGCTAATGTCTTAAAGACCATTAGAACTGGGGATGATTATATTGAAAGTCTTAGAGGTCGTGATCTCAAAATTTACCTCTTTGGAGAGTTAATTAAAGAACCCGTTGATCATCCTATGATTCGACCATCTATTAATGCAGTAGCAGAAACCTATGATCTTGCAGTTCGTGAAGAAGCGCTGGCTTCTGCTGATTCCTCATTATCAGGATTGAAAGTTAATCGATTTTTACATATTGCAGAAAGTGCACAGGATTTAGTTTTACAAAATAAAATGCAAAGAAAACTTGGACAAAATACTGGAACATGTTTCCAAAGATGTGTTGGAATGGATGCATTGAATGCTTTACATTCAACTACATTTGAAATTGATGAAAAACATGGAACAGATTATCATAAACGATTCCTAGAATTTGTAAAGATGGTTCAAAAAGAGAATCTAGTGATTGGCGGAGCTATGACTGACCCTAAAGGTGATAGAAGTAAAGGACCTGCAGAACAAGATGATCCTGATTTGTTTACTAGGATAGTTGATGTTGATGATAAGGGAGTCTACGTATCTGGTGCAAAAGCACACCAAACTGGATGTATCAACTCACATTGGATAATTTTGATGCCAACTATTAGATTAACCGAGAATGACAAAAAATGGGCAATTGTTGGTGCAGTTCCAGCTGATGTTAAAGGCGTCACTTACATTTACGGTAGACAATCCTGTGACACTAGAAGTATGGAAGAAGGTGATATTGATAGTGGTAATGCGAAGTTTGGTGGACAAGAAGCATTAATGATTTTAGATAGAGTATTTATTCCATGGGATAAAGTTTTCATGAATGGAGAATATGAGTTTGCATCTATGTTGGTAGAACGTTTTACTTGTTATCATAGACGTAGCTATGTTTGTAAAACAGGATTAGGTGATGTGCTAATTGGTGCTGCTGCAACAATTGCTGAATATAATGGAGTTCCAAATGTATCTCATATCAAAGATAAAATCATTGAGATGACTCATCTTAATGAAACAATATTTGCAGCAGGAATTGCATCTTCACATCAAGGACATAAAATGAAATCCGGTGTATTTCTTAATGAAGATATGCTTGCTCAAGTTTGTAAACATAATGTTACACGTTTCCCATATGAAATAAGTAGATTAGCTCAAGATATTGCAGGTGGATTGGTAGTTACTCTTCCATCTGAAAAAGATTTCAGACATCCAGTGGCAGGCCCATTACTAAAAAAATATCTCGCAGGTAGAAAAGGAGTTGATGTTGAAAATAGAATGAGAGTTTTGAGATTGATTGAAAATATGACTCTTGGTAGAAATGCAGTTGGTTATCTTACAGAATCAATGCATGGTGCAGGCTCACCCCAAGCACAGAGAATCCAAATTCAAAGACAAATGCAAATAGGTTACAAAAAGAACTTGGCAAAGAATCTAGCAGGTATCACCAATGATATTCAAGAGCCAAAAGAATCATCTGAATACTTTAAACGAGTATTTAAAACAAAAGATTCTGTTTTATAA